Proteins co-encoded in one Terriglobia bacterium genomic window:
- a CDS encoding DUF503 domain-containing protein, which translates to MPIAYLTLELRIEGAHSLKDKRQAVRSVKDRLRNSFNIAIAEMEVSNVWQRATIGVVSISESRDYLEGLMNNVEREAAKLANNVGAEVVDSVIEFL; encoded by the coding sequence GTGCCAATCGCATATCTCACGCTGGAGCTTCGCATCGAGGGTGCGCACTCCCTCAAGGACAAGCGCCAAGCGGTCCGTTCAGTGAAGGATCGCTTACGGAACTCGTTCAACATTGCGATCGCCGAAATGGAAGTCAGCAATGTGTGGCAGCGCGCGACCATTGGCGTTGTGAGCATTTCGGAGTCGCGTGACTATCTCGAAGGCCTGATGAACAACGTCGAACGGGAAGCCGCCAAGCTGGCCAACAACGTTGGCGCCGAAGTCGTCGATTCCGTCATCGAATTCCTGTAA
- a CDS encoding glycosyltransferase family 2 protein — MAQFTHSIVVPAYNESARLGASLEKILAFVQQRGWQAEILVVNDGSRDDTAEIARLFERRYAAIRLIENPGNRGKGYSVRNGMLHASGERLLFTDADLSSPIEESEKLFAALDEGADVALGSRWLQRELQTERQPLHRQVLGRLFNLVLRMILGLKYKDTQCGFKAFTRRAAEVIFPRQQIERWGFDPEILYLARKFHLKTVEVPVGWAHDDRSKINPVVDGVKMAMELLRVRWYDISGRYEKASYAAEPAGAPVERLVR, encoded by the coding sequence ATGGCTCAATTCACACACAGCATAGTTGTTCCCGCCTACAACGAGAGCGCCCGGCTAGGCGCGTCGCTGGAGAAGATACTGGCGTTTGTGCAGCAACGAGGGTGGCAGGCAGAGATCCTGGTAGTGAATGACGGATCGCGGGACGACACGGCGGAGATCGCGCGATTGTTCGAGAGGCGATATGCGGCGATCCGGTTGATCGAGAATCCCGGGAATCGTGGCAAGGGCTACAGCGTACGAAATGGAATGCTGCATGCCTCGGGGGAGCGGTTGCTGTTCACGGACGCGGATTTGTCGTCGCCGATTGAAGAATCAGAGAAGCTGTTTGCGGCGCTGGATGAGGGCGCCGACGTCGCTTTGGGGTCGCGATGGCTACAGAGAGAGTTGCAGACGGAGAGACAACCGCTGCATCGGCAAGTGCTGGGAAGGCTTTTTAATTTAGTGCTGCGGATGATTCTTGGATTGAAGTATAAGGACACGCAGTGCGGGTTCAAGGCGTTCACGCGGCGGGCGGCGGAGGTGATCTTTCCGCGGCAACAGATCGAGCGCTGGGGATTCGATCCGGAGATCCTATATCTGGCGAGGAAGTTCCACTTGAAGACGGTCGAGGTTCCGGTGGGCTGGGCGCACGATGACCGGTCGAAGATCAACCCGGTGGTTGATGGCGTGAAGATGGCGATGGAGTTGCTCCGCGTGAGGTGGTACGACATCTCAGGAAGATATGAGAAGGCCAGCTATGCGGCGGAACCGGCAGGGGCGCCTGTGGAGAGATTGGTAAGGTAG
- the rimP gene encoding ribosome maturation factor RimP: MALDMQKVQEIAERVAASSGLEVVEVEMRGGGKHRMLRFFIDKPGGVTHEDCADFSREVGTILDVEDAVPGGAYLLEVSSPGLDRKLSKAADYERFQGSLLKVSTHEPIDGNRHFEGRLEKFVDGNITLDLSQTHRKPKKGQVAPAGKVEIQLANVEKANLVPEI, from the coding sequence ATGGCGCTCGACATGCAAAAGGTCCAGGAGATCGCGGAACGCGTAGCGGCGTCCAGCGGTCTGGAGGTTGTCGAGGTGGAAATGCGCGGCGGTGGAAAGCATCGGATGCTGCGTTTCTTTATCGACAAGCCGGGCGGCGTCACGCATGAAGATTGCGCCGATTTCAGCCGCGAGGTCGGGACGATTCTGGACGTCGAAGATGCGGTCCCGGGCGGTGCTTACTTGCTGGAAGTTTCGTCGCCGGGCTTGGATCGCAAGCTGAGCAAGGCCGCCGATTACGAACGCTTCCAGGGAAGCTTGCTCAAGGTGAGCACGCACGAACCGATCGACGGCAACCGGCATTTCGAAGGGCGGCTGGAGAAGTTCGTGGATGGAAATATCACGTTGGACCTGAGCCAGACACATCGCAAGCCGAAGAAGGGCCAGGTGGCTCCGGCGGGAAAAGTTGAAATCCAGCTCGCCAACGTTGAGAAGGCGAATCTGGTTCCGGAGATCTGA
- a CDS encoding response regulator, whose product MPDIPVQRRTARILVVDDNRDNTFLMRELLGAHGYDVVIALNAHEAEMAMKSNPPDLVLLDVVMPGKSGYELCREWKTNEETRLIPVIMITGLSDREDKIRGIEVGADDFLNKPIFPEELFARVRSLLKLKDYTDELDKAEAVLCTLGRSVESRDPYTEGHCERLAQYAGKLGEHLHLDEDEIVALKRGGFLHDLGKVAIPDAILKKHGQLTAEEWELMRQHPEIGENICRPLRSLRLVLPIIRHHHEHWDGSGYPDGLAGEEIPLLARILQVVDVYDALRTERPYKPARTHEDSYKVMVQEAKEGFWDPTLVEEFFAMMERRVRAA is encoded by the coding sequence ATGCCAGATATCCCTGTCCAACGCCGTACAGCGCGGATTCTCGTGGTTGATGATAACCGGGACAATACATTCCTGATGCGCGAGTTACTGGGCGCGCACGGTTATGACGTTGTTATCGCGTTGAACGCGCACGAGGCGGAGATGGCGATGAAGTCGAATCCGCCGGACCTGGTGCTGCTGGACGTGGTGATGCCGGGGAAGAGCGGGTACGAGCTTTGCCGCGAGTGGAAGACGAATGAAGAGACGCGGCTGATCCCGGTGATTATGATCACGGGCCTGAGCGATCGCGAGGACAAGATCCGCGGCATTGAGGTTGGGGCCGATGATTTTCTCAATAAGCCCATTTTTCCGGAAGAGCTGTTTGCGCGCGTTCGGTCACTGCTGAAATTGAAGGATTACACCGACGAACTGGATAAGGCCGAAGCGGTGCTGTGCACGCTCGGCCGAAGCGTTGAGTCGCGCGATCCGTACACGGAGGGTCACTGCGAGCGGCTGGCACAGTACGCGGGGAAATTGGGAGAGCATCTTCACCTGGATGAAGACGAGATAGTCGCGCTCAAGCGCGGGGGGTTCCTGCACGATTTGGGGAAGGTGGCAATTCCGGATGCGATCTTAAAGAAGCATGGGCAGCTGACCGCGGAAGAATGGGAGTTGATGCGGCAGCATCCGGAAATTGGGGAGAACATCTGCCGGCCGTTACGGTCGCTGCGTTTGGTTCTGCCAATCATCCGTCACCATCATGAGCACTGGGACGGTAGCGGCTATCCCGATGGACTCGCCGGAGAGGAAATTCCTCTGCTGGCGCGGATTCTGCAGGTGGTCGACGTTTACGATGCGCTACGGACGGAGCGTCCGTACAAGCCGGCGCGTACGCATGAGGACTCCTACAAGGTAATGGTCCAGGAAGCGAAAGAGGGCTTCTGGGACCCAACCCTGGTGGAAGAGTTCTTTGCGATGATGGAGCGACGGGTTCGGGCGGCGTGA
- a CDS encoding septal ring lytic transglycosylase RlpA family protein, translated as MNAPLSRINLGLFRILPVLALLSLTIACGSKRPVTRTVPPPPPVQPQPQEQPPTTATRPPEKNFPSAKTPEPENPEDEFAEYRDAKPIWSQVGYASWYGPPYHNRRGANGEIYNENAMTAAHRELPMGSIVRVTNLKTGSHAMLRITDRGPFIGDRIIDLSLAAAKKLDVWRPGIAKVRIDVLYAPADIESGGRWCVQVGAFADEDAAIHLKSSLQRRYHTAKVLEFAGPTGYWVRVRVKDDDKSRAEEVAKIINVDEGGVFLVRLD; from the coding sequence GTGAACGCGCCGCTTTCGCGCATTAACTTGGGTCTGTTCCGCATCCTCCCGGTTCTCGCGCTCCTTTCCCTCACCATCGCCTGCGGCAGCAAGCGCCCGGTGACGCGCACCGTCCCGCCGCCACCACCCGTTCAGCCGCAACCGCAAGAGCAACCGCCAACCACGGCAACCAGGCCGCCCGAGAAGAATTTTCCGTCAGCGAAGACTCCCGAACCCGAAAACCCGGAAGACGAGTTCGCCGAGTACCGGGACGCTAAGCCCATCTGGTCCCAGGTCGGATATGCCAGTTGGTACGGCCCTCCTTATCACAACCGTCGCGGCGCGAACGGCGAGATCTATAACGAGAACGCGATGACCGCCGCGCACCGCGAGCTCCCCATGGGCTCCATCGTGCGCGTCACGAATCTGAAGACCGGCTCGCACGCCATGCTGCGCATCACCGACCGCGGCCCCTTCATTGGCGATCGCATCATTGACCTTTCCCTCGCTGCCGCTAAGAAACTTGACGTTTGGCGCCCCGGCATCGCCAAGGTTCGCATCGACGTCCTCTACGCTCCCGCCGACATCGAGTCCGGTGGCCGCTGGTGTGTCCAGGTCGGCGCCTTTGCCGACGAGGATGCCGCGATTCACCTCAAGTCCAGCCTTCAGCGGCGCTATCACACCGCGAAAGTCCTCGAGTTCGCCGGCCCTACCGGCTACTGGGTCCGCGTCCGCGTCAAGGACGACGACAAGTCCCGCGCCGAAGAAGTCGCGAAGATCATCAATGTCGACGAAGGCGGCGTTTTCCTCGTCCGCCTCGACTAG
- the infB gene encoding translation initiation factor IF-2 produces the protein MKIRINDLARELEVKSKEILDALPKVGVTEKKTHSSSIEADEAERVKKFFAGQHHGAKSAAKSVEDHKPKIDLSKISKPGDVLKAITELKEHAAHPAAPARPKPAEPPKPTAPAKPTVAAKPAAPAAQKPAAPVVEPPAPEKPAHTPRMITPQSVARPAAVVIPPSKVERPAAPPPPTEPPKPAIPEKPVAAEPVAPAPEAPAAEAPKPVAPVEQPAAPVAEKRVAAPPAPPAAQQPQRPAAAQPTGAKSHAPGHGAQPRRLIVPQTGPRPVYTAPPQAVKAPVAPRAPVRGQPIFQRPRPQQGGAPGSRPPMRPGERRPMHPTSRPMGGGMGRPLGVGPGLPPPGAPSGRPSARPGAPSRRPGQRYVPRGQKEGPMKGFVPPPRLSLSTEPLPITRSITITEGISVKDLAEKLEIRAKDLIARLLARGVFATINQTLDEELARDMARQFGADTSVISFEDQIQQELESQALAANDEAVFNEVTRPPVVTIMGHVDHGKTSLLDAIRETNVAEGEAGGITQHIGAYKVRITDENSPAVGREIVFLDTPGHEAFTRMRARGAKVTDIVVLVVAADDGVMPQTLEAIDHAKAAKVPLIVAVNKIDKADALPDRVKKQLGDRGLVPEDWGGETVFVDVSAKKHTNLNLLMEMICLVADLQNLKATPERLASGVVLEAKLDRGRGPVATVLVENGTLNVGENFVVGNVFGKVRAMFDDRGRALDSAPPSTPVEILGLEGLPQAGDQFVVVSDREKAREVSEYREMKAREAQLAKSSRVSLEGLAEQIKQAGIKELAIILKADVGGSVEVISDLLNRLSNDKVKINVMRASVGAITESDVLLASASNAIIIGFNVRPERKAQEMAEQEKVEIRLHSIIYELQDEMKKAMVGMLEPTIKETYLGRAEVRDTFRIPKVGTVAGCYVQDGTIKRDAEVRLLRDNVVVFKGKISSLKRFKDDAREVTNGMECGIGIQNYNDIKVGDVIEAFVTEKVAAELTV, from the coding sequence ATGAAGATTCGAATTAACGATCTGGCCAGGGAACTGGAAGTCAAGAGCAAGGAAATTCTCGACGCGCTGCCAAAGGTTGGCGTCACCGAGAAGAAGACGCATTCCAGTTCCATCGAAGCCGATGAGGCGGAGCGCGTAAAGAAGTTTTTCGCAGGGCAGCACCATGGGGCGAAATCGGCGGCCAAGTCGGTCGAAGACCATAAGCCCAAGATCGACCTGTCAAAGATCTCCAAGCCGGGCGATGTGCTGAAGGCGATCACCGAACTGAAGGAACACGCCGCGCATCCGGCAGCACCCGCGCGTCCGAAACCGGCTGAGCCTCCCAAACCCACTGCTCCTGCCAAGCCAACCGTCGCCGCAAAGCCTGCTGCCCCGGCGGCTCAGAAGCCAGCGGCGCCCGTTGTCGAGCCTCCTGCCCCGGAGAAGCCCGCGCACACGCCGCGCATGATTACGCCGCAGAGCGTGGCGCGACCAGCGGCAGTCGTCATCCCGCCATCGAAGGTTGAGCGGCCCGCTGCGCCGCCGCCACCGACGGAGCCGCCCAAGCCGGCAATACCAGAGAAGCCTGTCGCGGCTGAACCCGTTGCGCCAGCGCCAGAAGCACCTGCCGCCGAAGCACCCAAGCCAGTTGCTCCTGTAGAGCAGCCCGCAGCACCCGTAGCGGAAAAACGTGTCGCCGCGCCGCCCGCCCCGCCCGCAGCGCAGCAACCACAGCGTCCTGCGGCAGCACAGCCCACAGGGGCTAAGTCTCACGCGCCGGGACATGGAGCGCAGCCGCGCCGCCTGATCGTTCCGCAGACCGGTCCACGGCCGGTATACACGGCTCCGCCGCAAGCGGTAAAGGCACCCGTTGCCCCGCGCGCGCCTGTACGTGGACAGCCAATCTTCCAGCGCCCGCGCCCGCAGCAAGGTGGAGCCCCGGGAAGCCGTCCGCCAATGCGCCCGGGAGAGCGTCGTCCGATGCACCCGACATCGCGTCCGATGGGCGGTGGTATGGGCCGTCCGCTCGGAGTTGGGCCGGGGCTGCCTCCGCCGGGAGCACCCTCGGGACGTCCGAGCGCGCGTCCGGGAGCGCCTTCGCGGCGACCGGGACAGCGTTATGTTCCGCGTGGCCAAAAAGAAGGCCCAATGAAGGGATTCGTGCCGCCGCCACGGCTGTCGCTCTCTACGGAGCCGTTGCCGATTACGCGGTCGATCACGATCACCGAAGGTATCAGCGTTAAGGATCTGGCCGAGAAGCTGGAAATCCGCGCGAAGGACCTGATCGCGCGCCTGCTGGCTCGCGGGGTTTTCGCCACGATCAACCAGACGCTCGACGAAGAGTTGGCGCGCGATATGGCCCGGCAGTTTGGCGCCGACACCAGCGTCATCAGCTTCGAAGACCAGATTCAGCAGGAACTGGAAAGCCAGGCGCTTGCCGCTAACGACGAGGCTGTTTTCAATGAAGTCACGCGTCCGCCCGTGGTCACCATCATGGGCCACGTCGATCACGGCAAAACCAGCCTGCTCGACGCGATTCGCGAAACCAACGTTGCCGAAGGCGAAGCCGGTGGCATCACGCAGCACATTGGCGCCTACAAGGTTCGCATCACGGACGAGAATTCGCCGGCTGTTGGCCGCGAAATCGTTTTCCTCGACACCCCGGGTCACGAGGCGTTTACCCGCATGCGAGCCCGCGGGGCTAAGGTCACGGACATTGTCGTGCTGGTGGTTGCCGCCGACGATGGCGTGATGCCGCAGACGCTCGAAGCCATCGACCACGCGAAGGCGGCAAAGGTACCCCTGATCGTGGCCGTCAACAAGATCGACAAGGCCGATGCGCTGCCCGATCGCGTGAAGAAGCAATTGGGCGATCGTGGACTGGTTCCGGAAGATTGGGGCGGTGAGACGGTCTTCGTTGATGTTTCGGCCAAGAAACACACCAATCTCAACCTACTGATGGAGATGATCTGCCTTGTCGCGGATCTCCAGAACCTCAAAGCCACGCCCGAGCGCCTCGCCAGCGGCGTTGTGCTCGAAGCGAAACTCGACCGCGGACGCGGTCCAGTTGCGACCGTGCTCGTCGAAAACGGCACGCTCAATGTCGGAGAGAATTTTGTCGTCGGCAACGTCTTTGGCAAGGTTCGCGCCATGTTCGACGACCGTGGCCGCGCACTGGATTCGGCGCCGCCTTCGACCCCGGTCGAGATTCTCGGTCTCGAAGGTCTGCCACAGGCCGGCGATCAGTTCGTGGTCGTCAGCGATCGCGAAAAGGCCCGCGAGGTTTCCGAGTACCGCGAGATGAAAGCCCGCGAAGCGCAACTCGCGAAGAGTTCGCGTGTATCGCTAGAAGGCTTGGCCGAGCAGATCAAGCAGGCGGGTATTAAGGAACTGGCGATCATCCTCAAGGCGGACGTGGGTGGTTCGGTGGAAGTTATTAGCGACCTGCTGAACCGGCTCTCGAATGACAAGGTCAAGATTAACGTGATGCGCGCCTCGGTGGGCGCCATCACCGAGTCCGACGTGCTGCTGGCTTCGGCTTCGAACGCGATCATCATCGGTTTCAATGTTCGTCCGGAACGCAAGGCGCAGGAGATGGCCGAGCAGGAAAAAGTGGAAATCCGCCTGCACTCCATCATCTACGAGCTTCAGGATGAAATGAAGAAGGCCATGGTGGGCATGCTCGAGCCGACGATCAAGGAGACGTACCTGGGTCGCGCCGAAGTTCGCGATACCTTCCGCATCCCGAAGGTCGGTACCGTCGCCGGTTGCTACGTTCAGGACGGCACGATCAAGCGCGATGCCGAGGTTCGGCTGCTGCGCGACAACGTGGTCGTCTTCAAGGGCAAGATCTCGTCGCTCAAACGCTTCAAGGACGATGCCCGCGAGGTCACCAACGGCATGGAGTGCGGTATTGGTATCCAGAACTACAACGACATTAAAGTCGGTGACGTCATCGAGGCCTTCGTGACCGAGAAGGTCGCCGCCGAGCTGACGGTTTAG
- the guaB gene encoding IMP dehydrogenase, whose amino-acid sequence MINFPVPEALTFDDVLLLPAKSDVVPATVNTQTQLTQSIRLNIPLMSAAMDTVTESRMAIALAQQGGVGIIHRNLSIEQQAGEVDKVKRSESGMIVDPITMPPDAKISEALEVMKKYRISGVPITKNKKLVGILTNRDLRFETRTDIPISKVMTKENLITVPVGTTLEDAEAILHQHRVEKLLVVDDKYVLKGLITVKDIQKKLKYPGAAKDSQGRLRVGAAIGATGDFLERAQEMVRNKVDLVAIDSAHGHSTRVLDAVRQVKAKFPEVSLIAGNVATYDAAAELIAAGADAIKVGIGPGSICTTRIVTGAGVPQITAIADCYRAAREKNIPIIADGGIKYSGDITKALAAGASVVMVGSLLAGTEESPGETILYQGRTFKAYRGMGSLSAMAQGSSERYFQSVEEESTEYTRMGENGDAGNRLAKLVPEGIEGRVPYRGTVAMMVHQLVGGLKSGMGYVGCSSICELQEKARFIRISGAGLRESHVHDVTITREAPNYRVE is encoded by the coding sequence ATGATCAACTTTCCTGTCCCTGAGGCGCTTACCTTCGATGACGTGTTGCTGCTGCCCGCGAAGAGCGACGTAGTTCCGGCGACCGTCAATACGCAGACACAACTCACGCAGTCGATCCGCCTGAACATCCCGCTGATGAGCGCCGCCATGGACACCGTCACCGAGTCGCGCATGGCGATTGCCTTGGCGCAGCAGGGCGGTGTCGGCATCATTCACCGGAATCTCTCGATCGAACAGCAGGCCGGAGAAGTAGACAAGGTGAAGCGCTCCGAAAGCGGCATGATCGTTGATCCGATCACCATGCCCCCGGACGCGAAGATCAGCGAAGCCCTCGAGGTCATGAAGAAGTACCGCATCTCGGGCGTGCCGATCACGAAGAACAAAAAGCTCGTCGGCATCCTCACCAACCGCGACCTTCGCTTCGAAACCCGCACCGACATTCCCATCAGCAAAGTCATGACAAAGGAGAACCTGATCACGGTTCCCGTGGGAACAACGCTCGAAGACGCCGAGGCGATCCTGCATCAACATCGCGTCGAAAAGCTGCTCGTTGTCGATGACAAGTACGTGCTGAAGGGGCTCATTACCGTAAAGGACATTCAGAAGAAACTGAAATACCCCGGCGCGGCAAAGGACTCGCAGGGACGTCTTCGTGTGGGCGCCGCAATCGGCGCAACCGGCGACTTCCTGGAGCGCGCGCAGGAAATGGTCCGCAACAAGGTCGATCTCGTAGCCATCGACAGCGCTCACGGACATTCCACTCGGGTGCTCGACGCGGTCCGCCAAGTCAAAGCGAAATTCCCCGAGGTCTCTCTGATTGCCGGAAACGTCGCGACCTACGATGCTGCCGCGGAGTTGATCGCCGCCGGTGCTGATGCCATTAAAGTCGGAATCGGTCCGGGATCGATCTGCACGACGCGTATCGTAACCGGCGCGGGCGTACCGCAGATCACCGCAATCGCAGATTGCTATCGCGCCGCGCGCGAGAAGAACATTCCGATCATCGCCGATGGCGGCATTAAATACTCCGGGGACATCACGAAAGCTCTCGCGGCAGGCGCCAGCGTTGTGATGGTTGGTTCGCTGCTGGCCGGCACGGAAGAAAGCCCGGGCGAAACGATTCTCTACCAGGGCCGCACATTCAAGGCATATCGCGGCATGGGATCGCTTTCGGCCATGGCACAAGGCTCCAGCGAACGCTACTTCCAGAGTGTCGAGGAAGAGAGCACGGAATATACGCGTATGGGGGAGAACGGTGACGCCGGCAACCGCCTCGCGAAGCTTGTGCCGGAAGGCATCGAGGGACGTGTTCCCTACCGCGGCACGGTCGCGATGATGGTTCACCAGTTGGTTGGCGGATTGAAGAGCGGCATGGGCTACGTTGGCTGCTCCAGTATTTGCGAGCTACAGGAAAAGGCGAGGTTCATTCGCATCAGTGGCGCCGGCCTGCGCGAAAGTCATGTGCACGATGTCACCATCACCCGCGAAGCACCGAACTATCGGGTTGAATAA
- the rbfA gene encoding 30S ribosome-binding factor RbfA, protein MESRGQRHHRERLTEALREELSTILAGELADPRIGLVTITDLIINEGGKSVRVFVAVTGDDHEAEETMEGLRAASGYIKHQLAEDLGLRSAPDLLWTLDRSEQVTERIDELLTRIEKRTKKEKQG, encoded by the coding sequence ATGGAGTCAAGGGGACAGAGGCATCATCGGGAGAGGCTGACGGAAGCCTTGCGCGAGGAATTGAGCACGATCCTCGCCGGCGAACTCGCCGATCCGCGCATTGGCTTGGTCACGATCACCGACCTCATTATCAACGAAGGCGGCAAATCCGTGCGCGTCTTTGTCGCCGTCACCGGTGACGACCACGAGGCGGAAGAGACGATGGAAGGTCTGCGTGCTGCGTCCGGATACATTAAGCACCAGCTCGCTGAAGATCTTGGCCTGCGAAGCGCCCCCGACTTGCTGTGGACCCTGGATCGCTCCGAGCAGGTGACGGAGCGAATTGACGAGCTGTTGACCCGAATCGAAAAGAGAACCAAAAAAGAAAAACAGGGGTAA
- the nusA gene encoding transcription termination factor NusA has translation MASELYNVIETISREKGIDPQIVVSAVEDAIVVATRKYYKTQENLRAVLDKESGHIRAYAVKQIVENVEDPLTQVSLEEAQKYNPEAEVGGELLLEKPTDVLGRIAAQLAKQVIFQKVREAERDTVYNEYIGRVNEIVNATVKRQEGPDLIFDIGKAEARMPRKEQSRLESFAIGERVRVVISRVEKAAKGPQVIVSRAAPELVTHLFQTEVPEIYDNTVVIRAIAREAGERTKIAVLSRDKDVDAVGACVGMKGMRVQSIIRELRGEKIDIIEYHEDPVTFAEKALQPAKVSRVSVVDAAEKHLEVIVDDTQLSLAIGKKGQNVRLAAKLLGWKIDIKSEEEKRQEVEQQMTALVGGSTTPLEKLEDQIGAGVLEKLREAGITTIEGLADMHPEQLEELPGIGPKTVEKISIAVQNYFSSLEAGEAQAEEAPGFEEAVPEGANEELETGADSAGQSGDNSDLSNVAEGAPESVAELEETGQDYEAEAVAGVEDAPSADQSEVTTDVEHAGEDNIPPEKQ, from the coding sequence ATGGCCAGTGAACTGTACAACGTAATCGAAACGATCAGCCGCGAGAAGGGAATCGATCCCCAGATTGTGGTGTCCGCGGTCGAAGACGCCATCGTTGTAGCCACGCGCAAGTACTACAAGACGCAGGAAAACCTTCGCGCCGTTCTTGACAAAGAGAGTGGACACATTCGGGCGTACGCGGTAAAGCAGATCGTCGAAAATGTCGAGGATCCGCTCACCCAAGTGAGCCTCGAGGAGGCGCAGAAGTACAACCCGGAAGCGGAAGTCGGCGGAGAACTGCTGCTGGAAAAACCGACGGATGTGTTGGGACGCATCGCAGCGCAGCTGGCGAAGCAGGTGATCTTCCAGAAGGTCCGCGAGGCCGAGCGCGACACGGTTTACAACGAGTACATCGGCCGCGTAAACGAGATCGTCAACGCGACTGTGAAGCGCCAGGAAGGCCCGGACCTGATCTTTGATATTGGGAAGGCTGAGGCGCGCATGCCGCGAAAAGAGCAGTCGCGGCTGGAGTCGTTCGCCATCGGCGAACGCGTACGGGTTGTGATTTCGCGTGTTGAGAAGGCCGCCAAAGGTCCGCAAGTAATTGTGTCGCGTGCCGCGCCGGAACTAGTTACGCACCTGTTTCAGACGGAAGTGCCGGAGATCTATGACAACACGGTCGTGATACGCGCGATCGCCCGGGAGGCCGGTGAGCGCACCAAAATCGCCGTGCTCTCGCGCGACAAGGACGTGGATGCCGTCGGCGCCTGCGTTGGCATGAAGGGGATGCGCGTGCAGTCGATCATCCGCGAACTGCGTGGCGAAAAGATCGACATCATCGAGTATCACGAAGACCCGGTCACCTTTGCTGAAAAGGCATTGCAGCCGGCGAAGGTAAGCCGCGTCAGCGTCGTCGACGCGGCCGAGAAGCACCTTGAAGTGATCGTCGATGACACGCAGCTGTCACTCGCCATCGGTAAGAAGGGGCAGAACGTTCGTCTTGCGGCGAAACTGCTCGGCTGGAAAATCGACATCAAGAGCGAGGAAGAGAAGCGCCAGGAAGTCGAACAGCAGATGACCGCGCTGGTTGGAGGCTCAACCACGCCGCTGGAGAAACTCGAGGATCAGATCGGAGCCGGGGTTCTGGAGAAGCTGCGCGAAGCCGGCATCACCACGATTGAGGGCCTCGCCGACATGCATCCGGAACAACTCGAAGAGCTGCCCGGCATCGGCCCCAAGACGGTCGAGAAGATCAGCATCGCGGTGCAGAACTACTTCTCCAGCCTGGAAGCCGGCGAAGCGCAGGCGGAAGAGGCTCCTGGTTTTGAAGAGGCTGTGCCGGAAGGCGCCAACGAAGAGCTCGAAACCGGTGCGGATTCGGCGGGACAGTCGGGCGATAATAGCGATTTATCAAATGTCGCCGAGGGGGCTCCCGAGAGCGTTGCCGAACTCGAGGAGACCGGGCAGGACTATGAAGCGGAAGCCGTCGCAGGCGTGGAAGATGCGCCTTCCGCGGACCAATCCGAAGTGACGACGGACGTGGAACATGCCGGTGAGGACAACATCCCGCCGGAGAAGCAATAA